Proteins from a genomic interval of Panthera tigris isolate Pti1 chromosome A2, P.tigris_Pti1_mat1.1, whole genome shotgun sequence:
- the ADGRE2 gene encoding adhesion G protein-coupled receptor E2 isoform X4 has product MRNGHLSLLPGVLTQLLLPLGAAAQKTSDCARWCPLNSRCVNATACRCSPGFTSSSGDIFTNRLENCDDIDECRPPLAVSCGKFADCQNTEGSFYCECSPGYQLASGAKAFRNESENTCQDVDECSFRPPVCHNSTVCINTVGSYRCCCRRGWELKPGFQNKQTDTTCQEMSFPAWTEPPGIKSQGLSHFFETVQVLRRDFKPALAQDTIKELIRGVDELLQTPQDLEALPRSEQHRVATNLLAGLEDVLRNISQSLPSGTLTFSAFAGIDLSLKVQEQGDRNVTLSLNQAKMLLSLDEVHGSSDSGPSVVGLVSTPGLGKLLAKAPLVLDPKQQALLRERKEWLGEVSPVLLSDVVSAFVSNKDTQNLSFPVTFIFSHRSVTPGPTQKAFCVFWEHSQDGGGHWSTTGCEMVVTRDASTTCQCSHLSSFAVLMAHGHVQKEDPVLVVITYVGLGLSLLCLLLAALTFLLCKAIQNTSTSLHLQLSICLFLAHLLFLTAIDQTKIKLLCAIIAGALHYLYLASFTWMLLEGLHLFLTARNLMVVNYSSVSRFMKRLMFPVGYGVPALIVAISAASRPSLYGSPTSCWLHPAKMFIWSFLGPVCVIISVNLVLFFMTLWILQSKLSSLNNDVSTLQNTRMLTFKATAQLLILGCTWCLGVLQVGPAARVMAYLFTIINSLQGAFIFLVYCLLSRQVREQYGKWFRGVRKAKAEPENYTLSSRAVSDASTPNTEMFSPPVSQGKSEPSR; this is encoded by the exons ATGAGAAACGGGCATCTAAGTTTGCTGCCGG GTGTCTTGACACAGCTGCTGTTGCCATTGGGAGCTGCTGCCCAGAAGACTAGTG ACTGTGCACGGTGGTGCCCTCTGAACTCCAGATGTGTCAACGCCACGGCCTGTCGCTGCTCTCCGGGGTTCACATCTTCATCCGGGGACATCTTCACCAACCGCTTGGAGAATTGTGATG ACATCGATGAGTGTAGGCCACCCTTGGCAGTGTCCTGTGGAAAATTTGCAGACTGCCAGAACACAGAGGGGAGCTTCTACTGCGAATGCAGCCCCGGATACCAGCTTGCTTCTGGGGCAAAAGCGTTCAGGAATGAGAGTGAGAACACGTGTCAAG ATGTGGACGAGTGCAGCTTCCGGCCGCCTGTGTGCCACAACTCCACCGTCTGCATCAACACCGTGGGCTCATACAGGTGCTGCTGCCGCCGTGGCTGGGAGCTCAAACCCGGATTCCAGAATAAGCAAACGGACACCACCTGTCAAG AGATGTCCTTCCCTGCCTGGACCGAACCCCCTGGAATCAAGAGCCAG ggACTCTCCCACTTCTTTGAAACAGTCCAAGTTCTGCGCAGAGACTTCAAGCCGGCCTTGGCTCAGGACACCATCAAG gaactcATACGGGGGGTGGATGAGTTGTTGCAGACCCCGCAAGACCTGGAGGCGCTGCCCCGCTCAGAGCAGCACCGTGTGGCCACGAACCTGCTCGCTGGCCTGGAGGACGTCCTGAGAAACATAAGCCAGTCCCTGCCCAGTGGAACATTGACCTTCAGTGCATTTGCAGGCATAG ACCTGTCCCTGAAGGTGCAAGAACAAGGAGACAGAAATGTCACCTTGAGTCTGAACCAGGCAAAGATGCTGCTGAGCTTGGATGAGGTGCATGGATCTAGTGACTCAG GTCCTTCTGTGGTGGGCCTCGTCTCCACTCCAGGGTTGGGCAAGTTACTGGCCAAGGCGCCCCTGGTCCTGGACCCTAAGCAGCAGGCACTTCTGCGTGAACGCAAGGAATGGCTGGGAGAGGTCTCCCCTGTCCTGCTCTCAGATGTCGTCTCTGCCTTTGTGAGCAACAAGGACACCCAGAACCTCAGCTTCCCCGTCACCTTCATCTTCTCCCACCGC TCGGTGACGCCCGGGCCAACGCAGAAGGCGTTCTGTGTCTTCTGGGAGCACAGTCAGGATGGAGGCGGTCATTGGTCCACCACGGGCTGCGAGATGGTGGTCACCAGAGACGCCAGCACCACCTGCCAGTGCTCCCACCTCAGCAGCTTTGCCGTCCTCATGGCCCACGGCCACGTGCAG AAGGAGGATCCCGTGCTGGTTGTCATCACCTACGTGGGGCTGGGCCTCTCTCTGCTGTGCCTCCTCCTGGCAGCCCTCACCTTCCTCCTGTGCAAAGCCATCCAGAACACCAGCACCTCGCTGCACCTGCAGCTCTCCATCTGCCTCTTCCTGGCCCACCTGCTCTTCCTCACGGCCATCGACCagaccaagatcaag ctgctgTGCGCCATCATCGCGGGGGCCTTACACTATCTCTACCTGGCCTCCTTCACCTGGATGCTGTTGGAGGGTCTACACCTCTTCCTCACGGCACGCAACCTGATGGTGGTCAACTACTCCAGTGTGAGCAGGTTCATGAAGAGACTCATGTTCCCTGTGGGCTATGGAGTCCCGGCTCTAATCGTGGCCATTTCTGCTGCATCCAGACCTTCCCTTTATGGATCACCCACCAG cTGCTGGCTCCATCCAGCAAAGATGTTTATATGGAGCTTCCTGGGACCAGTCTGTGTCATTATCTCT GTCAATTTAGTGTTGTTTTTCATGACCCTCTGGATTTTGCAAAGCAAGCTGTCTTCCCTCAACAACGACGTATCCACCCTCCAGAACACAAG GATGCTGACATTCAAAGCGACGGCTCAGCTCCTCATCCTGGGCTGCACGTGGTGTCTGGGCGTCCTGCAGGTGGGGCCAGCTGCCCGCGTCATGGCTTACCTCTTCACCATCATCAACAGCCTGCAGGGAGCGTTCATCTTCCTGGTGTACTGCCTCCTCAGCCGGCAG GTCCGGGAGCAGTACGGGAAATGGTTCAGAGGGGTCAGGAAAGCCAAAGCCGAGCCTGAGAATTACACACTGTCCAGCAGGGCCGTGTCTGATGCCTCCACCCCCAACACG GAAATGTTCTCACCACCTGTTTCACAGGGTAAATCAGAGCCCTCACGATGA
- the ADGRE2 gene encoding adhesion G protein-coupled receptor E2 isoform X3: MRNGHLSLLPGVLTQLLLPLGAAAQKTSDCARWCPLNSRCVNATACRCSPGFTSSSGDIFTNRLENCDDIDECRPPLAVSCGKFADCQNTEGSFYCECSPGYQLASGAKAFRNESENTCQGVDKCQLKPRLCKGRSICINTQGNYTCRCPPGLELNLSDPNVCSDVDECSFRPPVCHNSTVCINTVGSYRCCCRRGWELKPGFQNKQTDTTCQEMSFPAWTEPPGIKSQGLSHFFETVQVLRRDFKPALAQDTIKELIRGVDELLQTPQDLEALPRSEQHRVATNLLAGLEDVLRNISQSLPSGTLTFSAFAGIDLSLKVQEQGDRNVTLSLNQAKMLLSLDEVHGSSDSGPSVVGLVSTPGLGKLLAKAPLVLDPKQQALLRERKEWLGEVSPVLLSDVVSAFVSNKDTQNLSFPVTFIFSHRSVTPGPTQKAFCVFWEHSQDGGGHWSTTGCEMVVTRDASTTCQCSHLSSFAVLMAHGHVQKEDPVLVVITYVGLGLSLLCLLLAALTFLLCKAIQNTSTSLHLQLSICLFLAHLLFLTAIDQTKIKLLCAIIAGALHYLYLASFTWMLLEGLHLFLTARNLMVVNYSSVSRFMKRLMFPVGYGVPALIVAISAASRPSLYGSPTSCWLHPAKMFIWSFLGPVCVIISVNLVLFFMTLWILQSKLSSLNNDVSTLQNTRMLTFKATAQLLILGCTWCLGVLQVGPAARVMAYLFTIINSLQGAFIFLVYCLLSRQVREQYGKWFRGVRKAKAEPENYTLSSRAVSDASTPNTEMFSPPVSQGKSEPSR, encoded by the exons ATGAGAAACGGGCATCTAAGTTTGCTGCCGG GTGTCTTGACACAGCTGCTGTTGCCATTGGGAGCTGCTGCCCAGAAGACTAGTG ACTGTGCACGGTGGTGCCCTCTGAACTCCAGATGTGTCAACGCCACGGCCTGTCGCTGCTCTCCGGGGTTCACATCTTCATCCGGGGACATCTTCACCAACCGCTTGGAGAATTGTGATG ACATCGATGAGTGTAGGCCACCCTTGGCAGTGTCCTGTGGAAAATTTGCAGACTGCCAGAACACAGAGGGGAGCTTCTACTGCGAATGCAGCCCCGGATACCAGCTTGCTTCTGGGGCAAAAGCGTTCAGGAATGAGAGTGAGAACACGTGTCAAG GTGTGGACAAGTGTCAGCTGAAACCCAGACTCTGTAAAGGCCGCAGCATCTGCATCAACACCCAGGGCAACTACACCTGCAGGTGCCCACCCGGCTTGGAGCTCAACCTGAGCGACCCGAACGTGTGCTCAG ATGTGGACGAGTGCAGCTTCCGGCCGCCTGTGTGCCACAACTCCACCGTCTGCATCAACACCGTGGGCTCATACAGGTGCTGCTGCCGCCGTGGCTGGGAGCTCAAACCCGGATTCCAGAATAAGCAAACGGACACCACCTGTCAAG AGATGTCCTTCCCTGCCTGGACCGAACCCCCTGGAATCAAGAGCCAG ggACTCTCCCACTTCTTTGAAACAGTCCAAGTTCTGCGCAGAGACTTCAAGCCGGCCTTGGCTCAGGACACCATCAAG gaactcATACGGGGGGTGGATGAGTTGTTGCAGACCCCGCAAGACCTGGAGGCGCTGCCCCGCTCAGAGCAGCACCGTGTGGCCACGAACCTGCTCGCTGGCCTGGAGGACGTCCTGAGAAACATAAGCCAGTCCCTGCCCAGTGGAACATTGACCTTCAGTGCATTTGCAGGCATAG ACCTGTCCCTGAAGGTGCAAGAACAAGGAGACAGAAATGTCACCTTGAGTCTGAACCAGGCAAAGATGCTGCTGAGCTTGGATGAGGTGCATGGATCTAGTGACTCAG GTCCTTCTGTGGTGGGCCTCGTCTCCACTCCAGGGTTGGGCAAGTTACTGGCCAAGGCGCCCCTGGTCCTGGACCCTAAGCAGCAGGCACTTCTGCGTGAACGCAAGGAATGGCTGGGAGAGGTCTCCCCTGTCCTGCTCTCAGATGTCGTCTCTGCCTTTGTGAGCAACAAGGACACCCAGAACCTCAGCTTCCCCGTCACCTTCATCTTCTCCCACCGC TCGGTGACGCCCGGGCCAACGCAGAAGGCGTTCTGTGTCTTCTGGGAGCACAGTCAGGATGGAGGCGGTCATTGGTCCACCACGGGCTGCGAGATGGTGGTCACCAGAGACGCCAGCACCACCTGCCAGTGCTCCCACCTCAGCAGCTTTGCCGTCCTCATGGCCCACGGCCACGTGCAG AAGGAGGATCCCGTGCTGGTTGTCATCACCTACGTGGGGCTGGGCCTCTCTCTGCTGTGCCTCCTCCTGGCAGCCCTCACCTTCCTCCTGTGCAAAGCCATCCAGAACACCAGCACCTCGCTGCACCTGCAGCTCTCCATCTGCCTCTTCCTGGCCCACCTGCTCTTCCTCACGGCCATCGACCagaccaagatcaag ctgctgTGCGCCATCATCGCGGGGGCCTTACACTATCTCTACCTGGCCTCCTTCACCTGGATGCTGTTGGAGGGTCTACACCTCTTCCTCACGGCACGCAACCTGATGGTGGTCAACTACTCCAGTGTGAGCAGGTTCATGAAGAGACTCATGTTCCCTGTGGGCTATGGAGTCCCGGCTCTAATCGTGGCCATTTCTGCTGCATCCAGACCTTCCCTTTATGGATCACCCACCAG cTGCTGGCTCCATCCAGCAAAGATGTTTATATGGAGCTTCCTGGGACCAGTCTGTGTCATTATCTCT GTCAATTTAGTGTTGTTTTTCATGACCCTCTGGATTTTGCAAAGCAAGCTGTCTTCCCTCAACAACGACGTATCCACCCTCCAGAACACAAG GATGCTGACATTCAAAGCGACGGCTCAGCTCCTCATCCTGGGCTGCACGTGGTGTCTGGGCGTCCTGCAGGTGGGGCCAGCTGCCCGCGTCATGGCTTACCTCTTCACCATCATCAACAGCCTGCAGGGAGCGTTCATCTTCCTGGTGTACTGCCTCCTCAGCCGGCAG GTCCGGGAGCAGTACGGGAAATGGTTCAGAGGGGTCAGGAAAGCCAAAGCCGAGCCTGAGAATTACACACTGTCCAGCAGGGCCGTGTCTGATGCCTCCACCCCCAACACG GAAATGTTCTCACCACCTGTTTCACAGGGTAAATCAGAGCCCTCACGATGA
- the ADGRE2 gene encoding adhesion G protein-coupled receptor E2 isoform X1 yields MRNGHLSLLPGVLTQLLLPLGAAAQKTSDCARWCPLNSRCVNATACRCSPGFTSSSGDIFTNRLENCDDIDECRPPLAVSCGKFADCQNTEGSFYCECSPGYQLASGAKAFRNESENTCQGVDKCQLKPRLCKGRSICINTQGNYTCRCPPGLELNLSDPNVCSDVNECTSGQNPCHTTTHCLNNIGSYECRCLPGWKPIPGSPDGPNNTVCEDVDECSFRPPVCHNSTVCINTVGSYRCCCRRGWELKPGFQNKQTDTTCQEMSFPAWTEPPGIKSQGLSHFFETVQVLRRDFKPALAQDTIKELIRGVDELLQTPQDLEALPRSEQHRVATNLLAGLEDVLRNISQSLPSGTLTFSAFAGIDLSLKVQEQGDRNVTLSLNQAKMLLSLDEVHGSSDSGPSVVGLVSTPGLGKLLAKAPLVLDPKQQALLRERKEWLGEVSPVLLSDVVSAFVSNKDTQNLSFPVTFIFSHRSVTPGPTQKAFCVFWEHSQDGGGHWSTTGCEMVVTRDASTTCQCSHLSSFAVLMAHGHVQKEDPVLVVITYVGLGLSLLCLLLAALTFLLCKAIQNTSTSLHLQLSICLFLAHLLFLTAIDQTKIKLLCAIIAGALHYLYLASFTWMLLEGLHLFLTARNLMVVNYSSVSRFMKRLMFPVGYGVPALIVAISAASRPSLYGSPTSCWLHPAKMFIWSFLGPVCVIISVNLVLFFMTLWILQSKLSSLNNDVSTLQNTRMLTFKATAQLLILGCTWCLGVLQVGPAARVMAYLFTIINSLQGAFIFLVYCLLSRQVREQYGKWFRGVRKAKAEPENYTLSSRAVSDASTPNTEMFSPPVSQGKSEPSR; encoded by the exons ATGAGAAACGGGCATCTAAGTTTGCTGCCGG GTGTCTTGACACAGCTGCTGTTGCCATTGGGAGCTGCTGCCCAGAAGACTAGTG ACTGTGCACGGTGGTGCCCTCTGAACTCCAGATGTGTCAACGCCACGGCCTGTCGCTGCTCTCCGGGGTTCACATCTTCATCCGGGGACATCTTCACCAACCGCTTGGAGAATTGTGATG ACATCGATGAGTGTAGGCCACCCTTGGCAGTGTCCTGTGGAAAATTTGCAGACTGCCAGAACACAGAGGGGAGCTTCTACTGCGAATGCAGCCCCGGATACCAGCTTGCTTCTGGGGCAAAAGCGTTCAGGAATGAGAGTGAGAACACGTGTCAAG GTGTGGACAAGTGTCAGCTGAAACCCAGACTCTGTAAAGGCCGCAGCATCTGCATCAACACCCAGGGCAACTACACCTGCAGGTGCCCACCCGGCTTGGAGCTCAACCTGAGCGACCCGAACGTGTGCTCAG ATGTGAATGAATGTACCTCGGGGCAAAACCCGTGCCACACCACCACCCACTGCCTCAACAACATTGGGAGCTATGAGTGCCGCTGCCTCCCTGGCTGGAAGCCCATTCCTGGGTCCCCCGATGGCCCAAACAACACCGTCTGTGAAG ATGTGGACGAGTGCAGCTTCCGGCCGCCTGTGTGCCACAACTCCACCGTCTGCATCAACACCGTGGGCTCATACAGGTGCTGCTGCCGCCGTGGCTGGGAGCTCAAACCCGGATTCCAGAATAAGCAAACGGACACCACCTGTCAAG AGATGTCCTTCCCTGCCTGGACCGAACCCCCTGGAATCAAGAGCCAG ggACTCTCCCACTTCTTTGAAACAGTCCAAGTTCTGCGCAGAGACTTCAAGCCGGCCTTGGCTCAGGACACCATCAAG gaactcATACGGGGGGTGGATGAGTTGTTGCAGACCCCGCAAGACCTGGAGGCGCTGCCCCGCTCAGAGCAGCACCGTGTGGCCACGAACCTGCTCGCTGGCCTGGAGGACGTCCTGAGAAACATAAGCCAGTCCCTGCCCAGTGGAACATTGACCTTCAGTGCATTTGCAGGCATAG ACCTGTCCCTGAAGGTGCAAGAACAAGGAGACAGAAATGTCACCTTGAGTCTGAACCAGGCAAAGATGCTGCTGAGCTTGGATGAGGTGCATGGATCTAGTGACTCAG GTCCTTCTGTGGTGGGCCTCGTCTCCACTCCAGGGTTGGGCAAGTTACTGGCCAAGGCGCCCCTGGTCCTGGACCCTAAGCAGCAGGCACTTCTGCGTGAACGCAAGGAATGGCTGGGAGAGGTCTCCCCTGTCCTGCTCTCAGATGTCGTCTCTGCCTTTGTGAGCAACAAGGACACCCAGAACCTCAGCTTCCCCGTCACCTTCATCTTCTCCCACCGC TCGGTGACGCCCGGGCCAACGCAGAAGGCGTTCTGTGTCTTCTGGGAGCACAGTCAGGATGGAGGCGGTCATTGGTCCACCACGGGCTGCGAGATGGTGGTCACCAGAGACGCCAGCACCACCTGCCAGTGCTCCCACCTCAGCAGCTTTGCCGTCCTCATGGCCCACGGCCACGTGCAG AAGGAGGATCCCGTGCTGGTTGTCATCACCTACGTGGGGCTGGGCCTCTCTCTGCTGTGCCTCCTCCTGGCAGCCCTCACCTTCCTCCTGTGCAAAGCCATCCAGAACACCAGCACCTCGCTGCACCTGCAGCTCTCCATCTGCCTCTTCCTGGCCCACCTGCTCTTCCTCACGGCCATCGACCagaccaagatcaag ctgctgTGCGCCATCATCGCGGGGGCCTTACACTATCTCTACCTGGCCTCCTTCACCTGGATGCTGTTGGAGGGTCTACACCTCTTCCTCACGGCACGCAACCTGATGGTGGTCAACTACTCCAGTGTGAGCAGGTTCATGAAGAGACTCATGTTCCCTGTGGGCTATGGAGTCCCGGCTCTAATCGTGGCCATTTCTGCTGCATCCAGACCTTCCCTTTATGGATCACCCACCAG cTGCTGGCTCCATCCAGCAAAGATGTTTATATGGAGCTTCCTGGGACCAGTCTGTGTCATTATCTCT GTCAATTTAGTGTTGTTTTTCATGACCCTCTGGATTTTGCAAAGCAAGCTGTCTTCCCTCAACAACGACGTATCCACCCTCCAGAACACAAG GATGCTGACATTCAAAGCGACGGCTCAGCTCCTCATCCTGGGCTGCACGTGGTGTCTGGGCGTCCTGCAGGTGGGGCCAGCTGCCCGCGTCATGGCTTACCTCTTCACCATCATCAACAGCCTGCAGGGAGCGTTCATCTTCCTGGTGTACTGCCTCCTCAGCCGGCAG GTCCGGGAGCAGTACGGGAAATGGTTCAGAGGGGTCAGGAAAGCCAAAGCCGAGCCTGAGAATTACACACTGTCCAGCAGGGCCGTGTCTGATGCCTCCACCCCCAACACG GAAATGTTCTCACCACCTGTTTCACAGGGTAAATCAGAGCCCTCACGATGA
- the ADGRE2 gene encoding adhesion G protein-coupled receptor E2 isoform X2 codes for MRNGHLSLLPGVLTQLLLPLGAAAQKTSDCARWCPLNSRCVNATACRCSPGFTSSSGDIFTNRLENCDDIDECRPPLAVSCGKFADCQNTEGSFYCECSPGYQLASGAKAFRNESENTCQGVDKCQLKPRLCKGRSICINTQGNYTCRCPPGLELNLSDPNVCSDVNECTSGQNPCHTTTHCLNNIGSYECRCLPGWKPIPGSPDGPNNTVCEDVDECSFRPPVCHNSTVCINTVGSYRCCCRRGWELKPGFQNKQTDTTCQEMSFPAWTEPPGIKSQGLSHFFETVQVLRRDFKPALAQDTIKELIRGVDELLQTPQDLEALPRSEQHRVATNLLAGLEDVLRNISQSLPSGTLTFSAFAGIDLSLKVQEQGDRNVTLSLNQAKMLLSLDEVHGSSDSGPSVVGLVSTPGLGKLLAKAPLVLDPKQQALLRERKEWLGEVSPVLLSDVVSAFVSNKDTQNLSFPVTFIFSHRSVTPGPTQKAFCVFWEHSQDGGGHWSTTGCEMVVTRDASTTCQCSHLSSFAVLMAHGHVQKEDPVLVVITYVGLGLSLLCLLLAALTFLLCKAIQNTSTSLHLQLSICLFLAHLLFLTAIDQTKIKLLCAIIAGALHYLYLASFTWMLLEGLHLFLTARNLMVVNYSSVSRFMKRLMFPVGYGVPALIVAISAASRPSLYGSPTSCWLHPAKMFIWSFLGPVCVIISVNLVLFFMTLWILQSKLSSLNNDVSTLQNTRMLTFKATAQLLILGCTWCLGVLQVGPAARVMAYLFTIINSLQGAFIFLVYCLLSRQVREQYGKWFRGVRKAKAEPENYTLSSRAVSDASTPNTVN; via the exons ATGAGAAACGGGCATCTAAGTTTGCTGCCGG GTGTCTTGACACAGCTGCTGTTGCCATTGGGAGCTGCTGCCCAGAAGACTAGTG ACTGTGCACGGTGGTGCCCTCTGAACTCCAGATGTGTCAACGCCACGGCCTGTCGCTGCTCTCCGGGGTTCACATCTTCATCCGGGGACATCTTCACCAACCGCTTGGAGAATTGTGATG ACATCGATGAGTGTAGGCCACCCTTGGCAGTGTCCTGTGGAAAATTTGCAGACTGCCAGAACACAGAGGGGAGCTTCTACTGCGAATGCAGCCCCGGATACCAGCTTGCTTCTGGGGCAAAAGCGTTCAGGAATGAGAGTGAGAACACGTGTCAAG GTGTGGACAAGTGTCAGCTGAAACCCAGACTCTGTAAAGGCCGCAGCATCTGCATCAACACCCAGGGCAACTACACCTGCAGGTGCCCACCCGGCTTGGAGCTCAACCTGAGCGACCCGAACGTGTGCTCAG ATGTGAATGAATGTACCTCGGGGCAAAACCCGTGCCACACCACCACCCACTGCCTCAACAACATTGGGAGCTATGAGTGCCGCTGCCTCCCTGGCTGGAAGCCCATTCCTGGGTCCCCCGATGGCCCAAACAACACCGTCTGTGAAG ATGTGGACGAGTGCAGCTTCCGGCCGCCTGTGTGCCACAACTCCACCGTCTGCATCAACACCGTGGGCTCATACAGGTGCTGCTGCCGCCGTGGCTGGGAGCTCAAACCCGGATTCCAGAATAAGCAAACGGACACCACCTGTCAAG AGATGTCCTTCCCTGCCTGGACCGAACCCCCTGGAATCAAGAGCCAG ggACTCTCCCACTTCTTTGAAACAGTCCAAGTTCTGCGCAGAGACTTCAAGCCGGCCTTGGCTCAGGACACCATCAAG gaactcATACGGGGGGTGGATGAGTTGTTGCAGACCCCGCAAGACCTGGAGGCGCTGCCCCGCTCAGAGCAGCACCGTGTGGCCACGAACCTGCTCGCTGGCCTGGAGGACGTCCTGAGAAACATAAGCCAGTCCCTGCCCAGTGGAACATTGACCTTCAGTGCATTTGCAGGCATAG ACCTGTCCCTGAAGGTGCAAGAACAAGGAGACAGAAATGTCACCTTGAGTCTGAACCAGGCAAAGATGCTGCTGAGCTTGGATGAGGTGCATGGATCTAGTGACTCAG GTCCTTCTGTGGTGGGCCTCGTCTCCACTCCAGGGTTGGGCAAGTTACTGGCCAAGGCGCCCCTGGTCCTGGACCCTAAGCAGCAGGCACTTCTGCGTGAACGCAAGGAATGGCTGGGAGAGGTCTCCCCTGTCCTGCTCTCAGATGTCGTCTCTGCCTTTGTGAGCAACAAGGACACCCAGAACCTCAGCTTCCCCGTCACCTTCATCTTCTCCCACCGC TCGGTGACGCCCGGGCCAACGCAGAAGGCGTTCTGTGTCTTCTGGGAGCACAGTCAGGATGGAGGCGGTCATTGGTCCACCACGGGCTGCGAGATGGTGGTCACCAGAGACGCCAGCACCACCTGCCAGTGCTCCCACCTCAGCAGCTTTGCCGTCCTCATGGCCCACGGCCACGTGCAG AAGGAGGATCCCGTGCTGGTTGTCATCACCTACGTGGGGCTGGGCCTCTCTCTGCTGTGCCTCCTCCTGGCAGCCCTCACCTTCCTCCTGTGCAAAGCCATCCAGAACACCAGCACCTCGCTGCACCTGCAGCTCTCCATCTGCCTCTTCCTGGCCCACCTGCTCTTCCTCACGGCCATCGACCagaccaagatcaag ctgctgTGCGCCATCATCGCGGGGGCCTTACACTATCTCTACCTGGCCTCCTTCACCTGGATGCTGTTGGAGGGTCTACACCTCTTCCTCACGGCACGCAACCTGATGGTGGTCAACTACTCCAGTGTGAGCAGGTTCATGAAGAGACTCATGTTCCCTGTGGGCTATGGAGTCCCGGCTCTAATCGTGGCCATTTCTGCTGCATCCAGACCTTCCCTTTATGGATCACCCACCAG cTGCTGGCTCCATCCAGCAAAGATGTTTATATGGAGCTTCCTGGGACCAGTCTGTGTCATTATCTCT GTCAATTTAGTGTTGTTTTTCATGACCCTCTGGATTTTGCAAAGCAAGCTGTCTTCCCTCAACAACGACGTATCCACCCTCCAGAACACAAG GATGCTGACATTCAAAGCGACGGCTCAGCTCCTCATCCTGGGCTGCACGTGGTGTCTGGGCGTCCTGCAGGTGGGGCCAGCTGCCCGCGTCATGGCTTACCTCTTCACCATCATCAACAGCCTGCAGGGAGCGTTCATCTTCCTGGTGTACTGCCTCCTCAGCCGGCAG GTCCGGGAGCAGTACGGGAAATGGTTCAGAGGGGTCAGGAAAGCCAAAGCCGAGCCTGAGAATTACACACTGTCCAGCAGGGCCGTGTCTGATGCCTCCACCCCCAACACG